From the Anaerolineales bacterium genome, one window contains:
- a CDS encoding MFS transporter, which produces MRSRNLTLLVIAQALAMSGSPAIILLGGIVGGQLAPNPGLATLPISIMVVGAAVSALPAGGLMRRIGRRNGFLLASLLAIAGAALAALALQLGSFWLFCLATLLVGANNAFVQQYRFAAAESVDSAFQGRAVALVLVGGIFAGFAGPEIARQTQDWLAVPYQGSFVALVIVYALALVTLAGLQDTRQTEESRTLTGRPLGQIMRQPDYLLAVLAGASAYGVMSFVMTATPVHMHSGAGFSLDQTTLVIQSHMIAMYLPSLISGFLVERLGLYRFMLLGALLMVACSALAMISSAFMHYWWALVLLGLGWNLLFVGGTVLLTRSYAPEERFKTQASNDFVVFGVQALGSLSAGSMLHASSWSGVNMLSMVILLLTLGGLVAQRRRLTSPA; this is translated from the coding sequence ATGCGCTCTCGAAACCTGACCCTCCTCGTAATTGCCCAGGCGCTGGCCATGAGCGGTTCGCCCGCCATCATTCTGCTGGGCGGCATCGTTGGCGGCCAGTTGGCCCCCAACCCGGGGCTGGCCACCCTGCCCATTTCCATCATGGTCGTCGGCGCGGCAGTGTCCGCCCTGCCCGCTGGCGGGCTGATGCGCCGCATCGGGCGGCGCAACGGCTTCCTGCTCGCCTCGCTGCTGGCCATCGCCGGGGCGGCGCTGGCCGCCCTGGCTTTGCAGTTGGGCAGCTTCTGGCTGTTCTGCCTGGCCACCTTGCTGGTAGGCGCCAACAACGCCTTCGTGCAGCAGTATCGTTTTGCCGCCGCGGAAAGCGTGGACAGCGCCTTTCAGGGCCGCGCCGTGGCGCTGGTGCTGGTCGGCGGTATCTTTGCCGGCTTTGCCGGGCCGGAAATTGCGCGCCAGACACAGGACTGGCTGGCCGTGCCCTACCAGGGCTCTTTCGTGGCGTTGGTCATCGTCTACGCCCTGGCGCTGGTCACTCTGGCCGGTCTGCAAGACACCCGCCAAACGGAAGAGAGCCGCACCCTGACTGGCAGACCGCTGGGCCAGATCATGCGCCAGCCCGACTACCTGCTGGCCGTCTTGGCGGGCGCCAGCGCCTACGGGGTGATGAGCTTTGTGATGACCGCCACACCGGTGCACATGCACAGCGGCGCCGGCTTCAGCCTGGACCAGACCACCCTGGTGATCCAAAGCCACATGATCGCCATGTATCTGCCCTCGCTGATCAGCGGCTTTCTGGTCGAGCGTTTAGGCCTGTACCGTTTCATGCTGTTGGGCGCGCTGCTGATGGTGGCCTGCTCCGCGCTGGCCATGATCAGCTCGGCCTTCATGCACTATTGGTGGGCCTTGGTCCTGCTGGGTTTGGGCTGGAACTTGCTCTTTGTAGGCGGGACGGTGCTGCTCACCCGCAGCTACGCGCCGGAAGAACGTTTTAAGACCCAAGCCAGCAATGACTTCGTCGTTTTTGGCGTGCAGGCCTTGGGCTCACTCTCCGCCGGCAGTATGCTGCACGCCAGCAGTTGGAGCGGGGTCAACATGCTTAGCATGGTCATTTTGCTGCTGACCCTGGGCGGATTGGTCGCCCAACGCAGGCGGCTGACCAGCCCGGCCTAA
- a CDS encoding ClbS/DfsB family four-helix bundle protein, protein MSEAIDFSKEKLLQEMQYGWERLQAFVSGYSDEQLTGPTDAAGWTAKDHLMHLSVWAGSMVAVLDGKARRDYMEIAREDWVTLAETYDVVNGILQQRYKDLPLADVRKAVEEKHNELAARVEAMTEEELQLPYNHYQPGSKSTTPIFDYITGNSSHHYDEHIPWMRAILD, encoded by the coding sequence ATGAGCGAAGCAATAGACTTTAGTAAAGAGAAGCTGCTGCAAGAAATGCAGTATGGCTGGGAACGCTTGCAGGCCTTTGTGAGCGGCTACAGCGACGAGCAGCTAACCGGGCCAACGGACGCCGCCGGCTGGACCGCCAAAGATCACCTGATGCACCTCTCCGTATGGGCGGGCAGCATGGTGGCGGTGCTGGACGGCAAGGCGCGCCGCGATTACATGGAGATCGCTCGTGAAGACTGGGTGACACTGGCGGAAACGTATGACGTGGTGAACGGCATCCTGCAGCAGCGCTACAAGGATTTGCCGCTGGCCGATGTGCGCAAGGCAGTGGAAGAGAAGCACAACGAGCTGGCCGCCCGGGTTGAGGCAATGACCGAAGAGGAATTGCAACTACCCTACAACCACTACCAACCAGGCAGCAAATCCACCACCCCAATCTTTGATTACATTACCGGCAACAGCTCGCACCATTACGACGAACACATCCCTTGGATGCGCGCCATCCTGGATTAG
- a CDS encoding enoyl-CoA hydratase/isomerase family protein, whose amino-acid sequence MAKRSFGGQSAADLDFKAIVYTKKDGRATVTFNRPQVLNAVNHQVLTELNIALKDASWDDSVAVLVLTGAGERAFCTGADLDEQKQFLQRPRDYWKWMGDFIEAHERLRNLGKPAIARLNGIVVGGGNEFNMSCDLAVAADEIYIRHVGTSHGSVPLAGATQFLPIIVGERRAREILFLNEEIPAAKAAEWGLVNWVVPRAELDAKVDEIVDKLKAKFPEKTRYTKQQLNFWRDLSWHSTIGHGRDWLAVHNTSPETWEGVRAFDEKRKPDYEGIRRRWAEDGAPEWLDGEMPEIED is encoded by the coding sequence TTGGCAAAGCGTTCTTTTGGCGGTCAGTCCGCTGCAGATCTTGATTTCAAAGCCATTGTTTATACAAAGAAAGACGGCCGCGCCACGGTGACCTTCAACCGGCCGCAGGTGCTCAACGCCGTCAATCACCAAGTGCTCACCGAACTCAATATCGCCCTCAAGGACGCCAGCTGGGACGACTCCGTGGCAGTGTTGGTGCTGACCGGTGCGGGGGAGCGTGCCTTCTGTACCGGGGCAGACCTGGACGAGCAAAAGCAGTTCTTGCAGCGCCCGCGTGATTACTGGAAATGGATGGGCGACTTCATCGAGGCCCATGAGCGCCTGCGCAACCTGGGCAAGCCAGCCATCGCCCGTCTCAACGGCATCGTAGTGGGCGGCGGCAACGAATTCAACATGAGCTGCGACCTGGCCGTGGCCGCGGACGAAATCTACATTCGCCACGTCGGCACTAGCCACGGCAGCGTGCCGCTGGCTGGCGCCACACAGTTCCTGCCCATCATCGTGGGCGAGCGCCGGGCGCGCGAGATCCTCTTCCTTAATGAAGAGATCCCAGCCGCCAAGGCCGCCGAGTGGGGCTTAGTGAACTGGGTCGTGCCGCGCGCCGAGCTGGATGCCAAGGTGGATGAGATCGTAGACAAGCTAAAGGCCAAGTTCCCCGAGAAGACGCGCTACACCAAGCAGCAGCTCAATTTCTGGCGTGACCTGAGCTGGCACAGCACCATCGGCCATGGGCGCGACTGGCTGGCGGTGCACAACACCAGCCCGGAGACCTGGGAGGGCGTGCGCGCTTTTGATGAGAAGCGCAAGCCGGACTACGAAGGCATCCGCCGTCGCTGGGCGGAGGATGGCGCGCCGGAATGGTTGGATGGGGAGATGCCGGAGATCGAGGACTAG
- a CDS encoding aldehyde dehydrogenase family protein, giving the protein MKTTLPDYNFQPATLKFLEQSPKKLFINNEWVEGNSGETFATRNPATGAVLAEVALANAADVDAAVAAAQAAFPGWSQTIAAERGERLFKLAALIDEHADVMAELETLDNGKPIRVARRGDLPYVTKHLRYQAGWADKIEGSTVPVTFPDQLVYTRREPLGVVGAIIPWNFPLLMAIWKLGPALAAGNTLILKPAEQTPLTALYLADLVRAAGFPPGVLNILTGPGLPTGAAMAAHPHVAKIAFTGSTSTGARIMEAAAKSNLKRVSLELGGKSPNVIFADADLSAAIRGAQWAVFSTAGQECVAGTRLFVERKVFNEVLEGLTANVEKMVVDHGFAEKVHVGPLISAEQLERVAGYITEGQQAGAEIVTGGQGLSDELKGGYFLKPTVFSYQDDSLRLVQEEIFGPVAAVTAFDDEDELIARSNATQYGLAAGVWTRDVGKAHRYAHAVQAGTVWINGYGMIDPAAPFGGYKMSGFGREMGKEAIDLYTQVKTVWVNTQ; this is encoded by the coding sequence ATGAAAACCACACTCCCCGACTACAACTTCCAGCCCGCCACCCTCAAATTTCTGGAGCAGTCCCCCAAGAAGCTCTTCATAAATAACGAATGGGTGGAGGGGAATTCTGGTGAGACCTTTGCCACGCGCAACCCGGCCACCGGGGCCGTCCTGGCCGAGGTGGCCCTGGCCAACGCGGCCGATGTGGACGCGGCGGTGGCGGCCGCCCAGGCGGCCTTCCCGGGCTGGAGCCAGACCATCGCCGCTGAGCGCGGCGAACGGCTCTTCAAGCTGGCCGCGCTGATCGACGAGCATGCCGATGTGATGGCCGAGCTCGAAACGCTGGACAATGGCAAGCCCATCCGGGTGGCGCGCCGCGGTGACCTACCCTACGTAACCAAGCACCTGCGCTACCAGGCCGGTTGGGCCGACAAGATCGAGGGCAGCACGGTTCCAGTAACCTTCCCCGATCAGCTGGTCTACACCCGCCGCGAGCCGTTGGGCGTGGTGGGCGCCATCATCCCCTGGAACTTCCCGCTGCTGATGGCGATCTGGAAGCTGGGTCCGGCGCTGGCGGCGGGCAACACGCTGATCCTTAAGCCTGCCGAGCAGACCCCCCTGACGGCGCTGTACCTGGCGGACCTGGTGCGCGCCGCCGGCTTCCCGCCGGGGGTGCTCAACATCCTCACCGGTCCGGGACTGCCCACCGGCGCGGCCATGGCGGCGCACCCGCATGTCGCCAAGATCGCCTTTACCGGCTCCACCTCGACCGGGGCGCGCATCATGGAAGCCGCCGCCAAGAGCAACCTCAAGCGCGTCAGCCTGGAACTGGGCGGCAAGTCCCCCAATGTGATCTTTGCCGACGCCGACCTGTCCGCCGCCATCCGCGGGGCGCAGTGGGCTGTGTTCAGCACCGCCGGCCAGGAATGCGTGGCGGGCACGCGTCTGTTCGTGGAACGCAAAGTCTTCAACGAAGTGCTGGAAGGGCTGACCGCTAATGTTGAGAAGATGGTGGTGGACCACGGTTTCGCTGAGAAGGTGCATGTGGGGCCGCTGATCAGCGCCGAGCAGTTGGAGCGTGTAGCAGGCTACATCACCGAGGGCCAACAAGCCGGGGCGGAGATCGTCACCGGCGGCCAAGGCCTGAGCGATGAGTTGAAGGGTGGGTATTTCCTCAAACCGACCGTGTTCAGCTACCAGGATGATTCGCTGCGTTTGGTGCAGGAAGAGATCTTTGGCCCGGTGGCGGCGGTCACCGCCTTTGATGATGAAGACGAACTGATCGCTCGCTCCAATGCGACCCAATACGGTTTGGCGGCGGGCGTGTGGACCCGTGATGTGGGCAAGGCCCATCGCTATGCCCACGCGGTGCAAGCCGGCACAGTGTGGATCAACGGCTACGGCATGATCGACCCGGCTGCGCCCTTCGGCGGCTACAAGATGTCCGGCTTCGGTCGGGAGATGGGCAAGGAAGCCATCGACCTGTACACCCAGGTCAAGACCGTGTGGGTGAATACTCAGTGA
- the paaA gene encoding 1,2-phenylacetyl-CoA epoxidase subunit A, with the protein MYGADIEQIAIELNEEPEKLAEFEARIARGEKIEPGDWMPAEYRRQLIRMISQHAHSEVVGMLPEGAWITRAPSLRRKLILIAKVQDEAGHGQYLYHAAETLGATREEMLDALLSGKAKYSSIFNYHTTTWADNGAIGWLVDGAAILNQTMLARCSYGPYSRAMVRICMEENFHRKQGQEMIIRYSQGTPTQRAMVQDAITRWWWPTLMMFGPHDADSPNSGLLIRWGIKTRTNDQLRQEFVNQLAPDLQACGITIPDPDLRYDEASGNWLFGAIDWDEFWRVIKGDGPANAERMAARQQAHDDGRWVREALSAYAKKQLH; encoded by the coding sequence ATGTACGGCGCAGATATTGAACAGATCGCCATTGAACTGAACGAAGAGCCGGAAAAGCTGGCTGAGTTTGAAGCGCGCATTGCGCGCGGCGAGAAGATCGAGCCGGGCGACTGGATGCCGGCGGAATACCGCCGCCAGCTGATCCGCATGATCAGCCAGCACGCCCACAGCGAAGTGGTCGGGATGCTGCCGGAAGGCGCTTGGATCACGCGGGCGCCTTCGCTGCGCCGCAAGCTGATCCTGATCGCCAAGGTGCAGGACGAGGCCGGGCACGGCCAGTACCTGTACCATGCCGCCGAGACGCTGGGCGCCACCCGCGAAGAAATGCTCGACGCGCTGCTGAGCGGCAAGGCCAAGTACTCCAGCATCTTCAACTATCACACCACCACCTGGGCCGACAATGGCGCGATTGGCTGGCTGGTGGACGGCGCGGCGATCCTCAACCAGACCATGCTGGCGCGCTGTTCCTACGGCCCTTATTCGCGGGCCATGGTGCGCATATGTATGGAAGAGAACTTCCATCGCAAGCAGGGGCAGGAAATGATCATCCGCTACTCCCAGGGCACACCCACGCAGCGCGCTATGGTGCAGGATGCCATCACGCGCTGGTGGTGGCCGACCTTGATGATGTTTGGCCCGCACGACGCCGACAGCCCCAATTCCGGCTTGCTGATCCGCTGGGGCATCAAGACCCGCACCAACGACCAGTTGCGCCAGGAATTTGTGAACCAGCTGGCCCCTGACTTGCAGGCCTGCGGCATCACCATCCCCGACCCGGACCTGCGCTATGACGAAGCCAGCGGCAACTGGCTGTTCGGGGCGATCGACTGGGATGAGTTCTGGCGGGTGATCAAAGGCGACGGCCCGGCCAACGCCGAACGCATGGCCGCCCGCCAGCAGGCCCATGATGACGGGCGCTGGGTGCGTGAAGCATTGAGCGCCTACGCAAAAAAGCAGCTTCATTGA
- the paaC gene encoding phenylacetate-CoA oxygenase subunit PaaC encodes MNAKQKAALAEYLIALADDELILGHRNSEWTGHAPILEEDIAFANLALDEIGHARLWYELAADLLGADRTRFPDQQVFFRPAADFRSLQLVELPKGDWAFSMLRQYLFDAFEQHRLVGLSESSHMPLAEIAVRVRNEELYHLRHTRAWVTRLGLGTEESQARMQAALDALWPYARGLGAALPGEADLPLGIVPASAALYPAWAAEVGAFLAEAGLRLPSETAAVQADRAVRSEYMQALVTEMQEVARLDPEAEW; translated from the coding sequence GTGAACGCAAAACAGAAAGCCGCTTTGGCTGAATACCTGATCGCCCTGGCGGACGATGAGCTGATTCTCGGCCACCGCAATTCTGAGTGGACCGGGCACGCCCCGATCCTGGAAGAAGATATTGCCTTTGCCAACCTGGCGCTGGACGAGATCGGCCATGCCCGCTTGTGGTACGAACTGGCTGCCGACTTGCTGGGCGCCGACCGGACTCGCTTCCCCGACCAGCAAGTCTTCTTCCGTCCTGCGGCAGATTTCCGCAGCCTGCAGTTAGTGGAACTGCCCAAAGGGGACTGGGCGTTCAGCATGTTGCGTCAGTATTTGTTTGATGCCTTTGAGCAGCATCGTCTGGTCGGGCTGAGCGAGAGCAGCCATATGCCCCTGGCCGAAATCGCCGTCCGGGTGCGCAACGAGGAGCTCTATCACCTCAGGCACACGCGCGCCTGGGTCACGCGCCTGGGCCTGGGCACCGAGGAAAGCCAGGCCCGAATGCAGGCCGCGCTGGATGCGCTCTGGCCGTATGCCCGCGGCTTAGGGGCCGCGCTGCCGGGTGAGGCTGACCTGCCGCTGGGGATCGTGCCGGCCAGCGCGGCGCTCTACCCGGCCTGGGCTGCTGAGGTTGGCGCTTTCCTGGCCGAAGCCGGCCTGCGCCTGCCCAGCGAGACCGCCGCGGTCCAGGCAGACCGGGCCGTGCGCTCCGAGTACATGCAGGCGCTGGTGACCGAAATGCAGGAAGTGGCTCGCCTGGATCCGGAGGCGGAATGGTGA
- the paaJ gene encoding phenylacetate-CoA oxygenase subunit PaaJ, producing MVISRPAAARPSEAQIWEALAQVPDPEMPFVNLVEMGIVRQLGWQGARLQVTITPTFAACPAYEVMQSDILAGLQALGLEDAEVLVRHNPPWTSEWISAEARRKLQTAGLAPPPRHQGDLLTVLMDPVACPRCGSEQTSLRNSFGTTPCRMIYTCNDCREPFEMFKPL from the coding sequence ATGGTGATCAGCCGCCCGGCCGCCGCACGCCCCAGTGAAGCCCAGATCTGGGAGGCTTTGGCCCAGGTACCAGACCCGGAGATGCCCTTCGTCAATCTGGTGGAGATGGGCATTGTGCGCCAGTTGGGCTGGCAGGGGGCGCGGCTGCAAGTGACCATCACGCCGACCTTCGCGGCCTGCCCTGCCTACGAAGTCATGCAAAGCGATATTCTGGCCGGCCTGCAGGCGTTGGGCCTGGAGGATGCCGAAGTGCTGGTGCGCCACAACCCGCCCTGGACCTCGGAATGGATCAGCGCCGAGGCGCGCCGCAAGCTTCAGACGGCGGGCCTGGCGCCGCCGCCGCGCCATCAGGGCGATCTGCTGACGGTGCTGATGGACCCGGTGGCCTGCCCGCGCTGTGGGTCAGAACAGACTTCGCTGCGCAACAGCTTTGGCACCACGCCCTGCCGCATGATCTACACCTGCAACGACTGCCGGGAACCGTTCGAGATGTTTAAGCCACTGTAG
- a CDS encoding EthD family reductase: protein MSKLIALYKQPADPAAFDQAYFETHLPLVQKVPGLQKTVITRFTRALVGEGHYLMAEMHFADGDALKAGMKSAEMAAAGANLDSFAKDGYSLQFGEEQ, encoded by the coding sequence ATGTCTAAACTGATCGCCCTGTATAAACAACCCGCTGACCCGGCCGCATTTGACCAGGCCTATTTTGAAACTCATTTGCCGCTGGTGCAGAAAGTGCCTGGCCTGCAGAAGACCGTCATCACGCGTTTTACCCGGGCCTTGGTGGGCGAGGGCCACTACCTGATGGCCGAGATGCACTTTGCTGATGGCGATGCGCTCAAGGCGGGCATGAAAAGCGCTGAGATGGCCGCGGCCGGCGCCAATCTGGACTCGTTCGCCAAGGATGGTTACAGCCTGCAATTTGGCGAAGAGCAATAG
- a CDS encoding slipin family protein yields the protein MGGLDVFFLCLVGFAFLFVLWLLPAGIKLIYQYERGVVFTLGRFAGIRQPGLTLIVPVLQTMRKVDMRIKTADIPRQEVMTKDNIPMLVNAVVYFKVLDPESVIIKIEDHVFAVRQYTQAALRDVIGNSEMDSVLTEREKIAESIKEIVDAETNGWGVDVESIKIQEVELPAEMKRAMAKQAEAERERRAMVINSQGELTASENLRKAADNLGRSSGALHLRTLQTIRDIASDPSEKIVLFLPSDLGDVVGKLTGGRGTAKK from the coding sequence GTGGGTGGTTTGGACGTTTTCTTTTTGTGTTTGGTGGGCTTTGCTTTCCTGTTCGTACTCTGGCTGCTGCCGGCCGGCATCAAGCTCATTTACCAATATGAGCGCGGCGTGGTCTTTACCCTCGGGCGCTTTGCCGGCATCCGCCAGCCTGGCCTGACCTTGATCGTGCCGGTCTTGCAGACGATGCGCAAGGTGGACATGCGCATCAAAACGGCAGACATCCCTCGCCAAGAGGTGATGACCAAGGACAACATCCCCATGCTGGTCAACGCCGTGGTGTACTTCAAGGTGCTCGACCCGGAATCTGTGATCATCAAGATCGAAGACCACGTCTTTGCTGTGCGCCAGTATACGCAGGCCGCCTTGCGCGACGTGATCGGCAACAGCGAGATGGACTCGGTGCTGACCGAGCGCGAAAAGATCGCCGAGAGCATTAAAGAGATCGTGGACGCCGAGACCAACGGCTGGGGCGTGGATGTTGAGTCGATCAAGATCCAGGAAGTGGAGCTGCCGGCTGAAATGAAGCGCGCCATGGCCAAGCAGGCCGAGGCGGAGCGCGAACGCCGCGCCATGGTGATCAACTCGCAAGGCGAGCTGACCGCTTCGGAGAACTTGCGCAAGGCGGCCGACAATCTTGGCCGCAGCAGCGGCGCGTTGCACCTGCGCACGCTGCAAACCATCCGTGACATTGCTTCAGATCCTTCGGAGAAGATCGTCCTGTTCCTGCCGTCTGACTTGGGCGATGTGGTCGGGAAGCTGACCGGCGGCCGCGGTACTGCGAAGAAGTGA
- a CDS encoding DUF4239 domain-containing protein, with protein MTLVILRSFFFAILSGLAYYLARVYLHTEMYIDDVDGISAFLGVFGTLYGILAAFVVFEVWTQYNKISELIDREAQALEQLFRLSLYFRDANFTERMKAGIREYVSKIVEGNFRALAKGERNAQSGLALRKISHIIRDVDFNDDHDSIVFEQVVEHYGMLAELRTERTNQSRNRLPRLLKTFIYLSTGFALATFLFMPFSNEYYGLASVVMIAFLQAMIFQIIEDLDNPFSGHWQLTPAPFTRALKHIEEDYD; from the coding sequence ATGACCCTCGTGATACTACGCTCATTCTTCTTCGCCATACTGTCCGGCCTGGCCTACTACTTGGCGCGGGTTTATTTGCATACCGAAATGTACATCGACGATGTGGACGGCATCAGCGCCTTCCTGGGTGTCTTCGGCACGCTCTACGGTATTCTGGCCGCCTTCGTAGTCTTCGAAGTGTGGACCCAGTACAACAAGATCTCCGAATTGATTGACCGTGAAGCCCAGGCCTTGGAACAGCTTTTCCGTCTGAGCCTCTACTTCAGAGACGCCAACTTCACTGAACGCATGAAGGCCGGCATCCGTGAATACGTCAGCAAGATCGTCGAGGGCAATTTCCGGGCACTGGCCAAGGGGGAGCGCAATGCCCAAAGCGGCCTGGCGCTGCGCAAGATCTCCCACATCATCCGCGATGTTGACTTCAACGACGACCATGACTCGATCGTCTTTGAGCAAGTCGTGGAGCACTACGGCATGCTGGCAGAACTGCGCACTGAGCGCACCAACCAAAGCCGCAATCGTCTGCCTAGGCTGCTAAAGACTTTCATTTATCTCTCCACAGGTTTCGCATTGGCCACCTTCCTGTTCATGCCTTTCAGCAACGAATATTATGGCCTGGCTTCTGTGGTGATGATTGCTTTTCTGCAGGCCATGATCTTCCAGATCATCGAAGACCTGGACAACCCCTTCAGCGGCCACTGGCAGCTCACGCCGGCGCCCTTCACACGGGCCTTAAAACACATCGAAGAAGATTACGACTAA
- a CDS encoding UbiA family prenyltransferase: protein MAKTLQKSVITCDLEGRIETFGDGSEKMFGYTKAEIIGKKRVSLFSPGQVVLQHVPNWLATASKEGEYVGRTVFVRKNGEPFAADIRITPTFKDGVQVGFCGVTEELDMDAKEAMPEVSLMTKIFTWLVITRAPFLTAIIVPILIGSAWVATLGLASPFPWSKFLMALFAGISMHVAANTFNDYFDWKSGSDPANNNYFLPYSGGSRSIELGLVNEKTLFIVASIALAVSSILGILLTLQSGLGVLVFGALGAFFSYFYTAPPLRLAARRGLGELSVGLSFGPLAVAGTVYALTGAVSLADFLAGVPIGLLTVAILWINQFPDEEADKATGKHNLVVLLGKQRARWGYVLLLVAAFGLAAYWTLVTGVFPFGALLILGGLPIAIQATRVILREYAERSLVRANVATIQLHAVAGLLMAAGILWSGSIQLLLGL from the coding sequence ATGGCAAAAACCCTGCAAAAGTCCGTGATCACCTGTGACCTGGAAGGCCGCATTGAAACCTTCGGTGACGGCTCCGAAAAGATGTTCGGCTACACCAAGGCCGAGATCATCGGCAAGAAACGCGTCTCTCTCTTTTCGCCCGGGCAGGTAGTGCTGCAGCATGTGCCTAACTGGCTGGCGACCGCCTCCAAAGAGGGTGAGTATGTGGGCCGCACGGTCTTCGTGCGCAAAAATGGCGAACCCTTCGCCGCCGATATTCGCATCACCCCTACTTTTAAAGACGGTGTGCAGGTCGGCTTCTGCGGCGTGACCGAAGAACTGGACATGGACGCCAAAGAGGCCATGCCGGAGGTCAGCCTGATGACCAAGATCTTCACCTGGCTGGTGATCACCCGCGCTCCGTTCCTGACCGCCATCATCGTGCCGATCCTGATCGGCTCCGCCTGGGTGGCCACCCTGGGCCTGGCCAGCCCCTTCCCCTGGAGCAAATTCCTGATGGCGTTGTTTGCCGGCATCAGCATGCATGTGGCCGCCAACACGTTCAACGACTACTTCGACTGGAAGAGCGGCAGCGACCCGGCCAACAACAACTACTTCCTACCCTACTCCGGCGGCAGCCGTTCGATTGAGTTGGGCCTGGTCAATGAGAAGACGCTGTTCATCGTCGCCAGCATTGCCCTGGCAGTCAGTTCCATCCTGGGCATTTTGCTGACCCTGCAAAGCGGCCTGGGTGTGCTGGTCTTCGGCGCGCTGGGCGCCTTCTTCTCGTACTTCTACACCGCCCCACCCCTGCGCCTGGCCGCCCGCCGCGGCCTGGGTGAGCTCTCCGTCGGCCTCAGCTTCGGCCCGCTGGCCGTAGCTGGCACGGTCTACGCCCTGACCGGCGCGGTTAGCCTGGCAGATTTCCTGGCCGGCGTGCCCATCGGTCTGCTGACCGTCGCCATTCTGTGGATCAACCAGTTCCCGGATGAAGAAGCCGACAAGGCCACCGGCAAGCACAACCTGGTGGTGCTGCTGGGCAAGCAGCGCGCCCGCTGGGGCTATGTGCTGTTGTTGGTCGCCGCCTTCGGGCTGGCCGCTTACTGGACGCTGGTCACGGGCGTGTTCCCCTTCGGCGCCTTGCTGATCCTCGGCGGTCTGCCCATCGCCATCCAGGCCACCCGTGTGATCCTGCGCGAATACGCCGAGCGCAGCTTGGTGCGCGCCAACGTCGCCACCATCCAACTGCACGCCGTGGCCGGCTTGCTGATGGCCGCCGGCATCCTGTGGAGCGGTTCCATCCAGCTCCTGCTGGGCTTATAA
- a CDS encoding DUF2807 domain-containing protein, translating into MNDNRSLFFPMALIAAGLIWLLINFGYIPAENLWAVTRLWPFLLIGAGINLILRDRGLLPAALVQALLVLGMMGAIIFAPQLGWAGAPHWNPSFGNLGSERGSGTSASETRPIDSQVNTLVIRYPARVEFIQGDTPQVRISADDNLLPQLETRVNGDTLTIRNPHPWQQRVTPTKPVEIEVTLPALSRVELDTAGSITLSSLRGDSLVLIVDGAGSVQLQDLQLDRLEARLNGAGTVFASGTVQQLTLELDGVGSYEGEQLAAQNVDVTVSGVGSAKVRASQTLHAKIEGVGSISYYGSPQVQQETDGLGSIHRAGD; encoded by the coding sequence GTGAACGACAATCGCAGTCTATTCTTTCCCATGGCGCTGATCGCCGCCGGCCTGATCTGGCTGCTGATCAATTTTGGCTACATCCCGGCAGAGAACCTGTGGGCCGTGACCCGCCTGTGGCCCTTCCTGCTGATCGGCGCGGGCATCAACCTGATCCTGCGTGACCGCGGCCTGCTGCCTGCCGCCCTGGTCCAGGCCCTGTTGGTGCTGGGCATGATGGGCGCCATCATCTTCGCCCCCCAGCTGGGCTGGGCCGGGGCGCCGCACTGGAACCCCAGCTTTGGCAATCTGGGCAGCGAGCGCGGCTCAGGCACGAGCGCCAGCGAAACCCGCCCGATTGACAGCCAGGTTAACACGCTGGTTATTCGCTATCCGGCCCGGGTTGAGTTCATCCAGGGCGATACGCCTCAGGTGCGCATCAGCGCCGACGACAATCTGCTGCCCCAGCTGGAAACCCGGGTCAACGGCGACACGCTCACTATCCGCAACCCCCACCCCTGGCAACAGCGCGTCACGCCCACCAAGCCGGTGGAAATTGAGGTCACCCTGCCCGCCCTCAGCCGGGTGGAGCTGGACACGGCGGGCAGCATCACGCTCTCCAGCCTGCGCGGCGACAGCCTGGTGCTGATCGTGGACGGGGCCGGCTCTGTGCAGTTGCAAGACCTGCAGCTCGACCGCCTGGAAGCCCGCCTGAACGGTGCTGGCACGGTCTTCGCCAGCGGCACGGTGCAGCAGCTCACCCTGGAGTTGGATGGCGTGGGCTCCTATGAGGGTGAGCAGCTGGCCGCCCAGAACGTGGATGTGACCGTCAGCGGCGTGGGCAGCGCCAAAGTGCGTGCATCCCAAACGCTGCACGCCAAGATAGAAGGCGTCGGCTCCATCAGCTACTACGGCTCCCCGCAAGTCCAGCAAGAGACGGACGGCCTGGGCTCGATCCACAGGGCGGGAGACTAA